A window of Candidatus Xiphinematobacter sp. Idaho Grape contains these coding sequences:
- a CDS encoding type III pantothenate kinase: MVIATLFMHDPSLCYLLIDISNTFTKIALSSMRRLKTIRRIATAKLTAYRLKAIIANWSFTHTVIASVVPSRNLVVASALSVPILWVDPEVNLGIGIDYPHPRHIGADRLANAVACVALYRIPAIVVDFGTAVTFDVLSTAGNYVGGVIAPGLTVFSEYLHQRTALLPRVRLCEPRSVLGKSSEEAIRSGAVIGYRGLIQEILFQICHEVFSEGLTPSIIATGGDAKLIGSRLSLFDTVNPKLTLEGLRLIATRSFKS, translated from the coding sequence ATGGTGATAGCTACATTATTCATGCATGATCCTTCCTTATGCTATTTGTTGATAGACATTAGTAACACATTTACAAAAATTGCTTTGAGTTCCATGAGGCGACTAAAGACAATCCGTCGCATTGCCACGGCTAAACTGACAGCGTATCGCCTTAAAGCTATTATTGCTAATTGGTCCTTTACCCATACGGTCATAGCATCAGTTGTACCTTCTCGAAATCTAGTGGTTGCTAGCGCTCTGTCTGTCCCCATTCTCTGGGTGGACCCAGAAGTTAACTTAGGTATCGGTATCGACTATCCTCATCCAAGACACATTGGAGCCGATCGGCTTGCAAATGCCGTTGCCTGCGTCGCACTTTACAGAATTCCAGCTATTGTGGTAGACTTCGGGACGGCTGTGACTTTTGATGTGCTCTCTACGGCCGGAAATTATGTGGGTGGAGTCATTGCACCAGGACTTACTGTATTTAGCGAGTACCTCCACCAAAGAACCGCCCTATTGCCTCGGGTACGATTGTGTGAGCCACGTTCTGTCTTGGGAAAGTCTAGTGAGGAAGCCATACGTTCTGGCGCTGTGATTGGCTATCGAGGTCTGATTCAGGAAATTCTCTTTCAAATCTGTCACGAAGTCTTCAGCGAAGGACTTACCCCATCTATCATTGCAACTGGTGGCGATGCTAAACTAATCGGTAGTCGTTTATCGCTCTTCGACACCGTCAATCCGAAGTTAACCTTGGAGGGGCTTCGGCTGATTGCTACTAGAAGCTTTAAAAGCTGA
- a CDS encoding dihydrofolate reductase, translating into MKAIVAIAENRIIGYRGGIPWKLPEDLRFFREITWGTTVIMGRKTYDSIGHPLPGRLNVVLTRKRFKAAGDGVLCFSDLKAAVRLCKQAEKKGGREVFVVGGACIYQALLPFCSEILITHVKGYDSLEGDTFFPPFEKEFSTKAFIRENRQMRIIRYLRGACQR; encoded by the coding sequence ATGAAAGCTATTGTTGCAATAGCAGAAAATCGCATCATCGGGTACAGGGGGGGAATTCCTTGGAAACTTCCAGAGGACCTAAGATTTTTTCGGGAAATTACATGGGGTACTACTGTGATCATGGGCCGCAAAACGTATGATTCCATTGGGCATCCTCTGCCAGGAAGGCTAAATGTTGTTCTCACACGCAAAAGATTTAAAGCGGCGGGAGATGGGGTGCTCTGCTTCTCTGATCTGAAGGCGGCTGTTCGATTATGCAAGCAAGCAGAAAAAAAAGGTGGGAGAGAAGTGTTTGTGGTTGGGGGAGCGTGTATCTATCAAGCTCTGCTGCCGTTCTGCAGCGAGATCCTTATTACCCACGTGAAGGGTTATGATTCTTTGGAGGGAGACACCTTTTTTCCACCCTTTGAGAAGGAGTTTAGTACGAAGGCATTTATTCGAGAAAACAGGCAAATGCGAATTATACGCTACCTAAGGGGGGCATGCCAGAGGTGA
- a CDS encoding MoaD/ThiS family protein, whose product MPIYIRIPTPLRKLTAEADVVTMEGTTIAEILIRLDQTYPGIGERICDKEGNIRRFINVFVNGEDIRFLQEKATPVTDGDEVSILPAIAGG is encoded by the coding sequence ATGCCAATTTATATCCGTATCCCCACTCCGCTTCGTAAACTAACTGCGGAAGCAGATGTTGTTACCATGGAGGGAACTACCATCGCTGAGATCCTCATTCGACTCGATCAGACCTATCCGGGCATTGGAGAACGCATTTGCGATAAAGAGGGAAACATTCGCCGTTTTATTAACGTTTTTGTCAATGGTGAAGATATTCGGTTCCTCCAGGAAAAGGCTACACCCGTCACAGATGGGGATGAAGTCAGTATTCTACCTGCAATCGCTGGTGGATAG
- a CDS encoding YIP1 family protein, with the protein MSAGLASGRFLPTDLGWTAGMEAWEPLSEFQDLPPPPPLQELGTSPPAFLLLEPLWEKRHEVGILQALFQTIRGILVNPAEVFSKMPTRGDYLSPLLYVITLTVGVGVCTLPYSTLYAAVFRRLVRSFPGVNTLNMSFFEVDSLSLASIAMAITLMPVLATLGSLLRAGFLHLVLYLVGGANKGFESTFRIICYSDATAAIFRLLPFLGILVTFVLDILLLIIGLKKVNQIEGWRAALTVLFLPFCFFVSIGAGILFLAFSLASKLQ; encoded by the coding sequence GTGTCTGCTGGTTTAGCATCCGGACGTTTTCTTCCGACTGACTTAGGCTGGACCGCAGGAATGGAGGCTTGGGAACCGCTTTCTGAATTTCAGGATTTACCCCCCCCGCCTCCGTTACAGGAATTAGGAACGTCTCCCCCTGCGTTTTTATTACTTGAACCCCTGTGGGAAAAAAGGCATGAGGTCGGCATTCTACAAGCATTGTTCCAAACTATTAGAGGGATCCTGGTAAATCCTGCCGAGGTTTTCTCAAAAATGCCTACTAGGGGTGACTATCTTTCCCCTCTCCTTTACGTTATCACCTTAACGGTGGGAGTGGGGGTCTGTACCCTACCCTACAGTACACTTTATGCGGCGGTGTTTAGGAGATTGGTACGTAGTTTTCCTGGTGTTAATACACTGAATATGAGCTTCTTTGAGGTAGACTCTCTTAGCTTGGCAAGCATTGCGATGGCGATCACGCTTATGCCAGTCCTGGCCACGCTGGGTAGTTTACTCCGCGCGGGCTTCTTGCACCTTGTTTTGTACCTTGTAGGCGGCGCGAACAAGGGGTTTGAGTCTACGTTTCGAATTATCTGCTATTCAGATGCTACAGCCGCCATTTTTCGCCTGCTTCCATTCTTGGGAATTCTAGTTACCTTTGTGCTTGACATTTTATTGCTGATCATAGGTCTCAAGAAAGTTAACCAGATTGAGGGATGGCGTGCCGCCTTGACGGTTCTCTTCCTGCCTTTCTGTTTCTTTGTCAGTATTGGGGCAGGTATCTTGTTTCTGGCTTTTTCCTTAGCATCAAAGTTGCAGTAG
- the gyrB gene encoding DNA topoisomerase (ATP-hydrolyzing) subunit B, with product MADLHSDLKDLKTQEYGWRQIDRLEGLESVRKRPGMYIGDPDERGLHHCVFEVLDNSIDEHLAGFCTRIEVSIRSDGSVSICDNGRGIPIERHPKWQMPVLELVLTNLHAGGKFGQGAYRYSGGLHGVGAKCVNALSEWFKVDVLRDGKVYRMAFERGKTMQQLTVLGDLKDRGQTGTVVSFLPDPEIFITTTEFKYERLAVRLRELAFLNPGIEISLSDEREDEVRKPRSETFLYKNGISEFVRQLGENKQLLHPNPIAVSGRRGDVFVDAVLQYNDSYSDQILCFSNSISNPDGGTHLTGFRTALTRAVNQYVKANNLLKERSFFLSGDDVREGLICILSVKLTNPRFESQTKVKLVNTEVEGIVHSVIYEGLMGYFDEAPTVARWIVEKCLMAARARDAARRARETVRKGILTGGGLPGKLSDCSERDPSLTELYIVEGDSAGGSAKQGRDRRYQAILPIRGKLINVEKARLDRVLQNTEIQAVITAIGTGIGVGEGEGFFNLGKLRYGRIIIMTDADVDGSHIRALLLTFFFRQMQELVRRGYVYIAQPPLYQIKRKRHEEYVEDDVQLNRILLTLGAEEVRLVDLADNNREFTQPQLKEILALLERLERHGNTLRKLGGDFGAYLASMHPQRGTLPTHLVQIRDGNNETVRFFHDEEELRDFAATNQDLALFEEKVETNNGVGLVSGNQHHRRCRLMTIHESAGVEKLIRELFKWGFRAEHYSVQKNPIFILAEGTVGDRQIHHAIFAIPRILELVMEIGRRGVQIKRFKGLGEMNARELFETTMNPGKRRLLKVRLDETNAVEADKTFTILMGEMVEPRRHFIEDNALNVRNLDI from the coding sequence ATGGCAGACTTGCACAGCGACCTAAAGGACCTAAAGACTCAAGAGTACGGATGGAGACAGATCGATAGGCTAGAGGGATTAGAGTCCGTACGCAAACGGCCTGGCATGTATATCGGCGACCCTGACGAACGTGGGTTGCACCATTGTGTTTTTGAGGTCCTTGACAACTCTATCGACGAGCATCTTGCGGGGTTCTGCACTCGGATTGAGGTCTCCATCCGCAGCGATGGGTCAGTATCTATCTGTGACAATGGTCGTGGTATTCCAATAGAGCGTCACCCAAAGTGGCAAATGCCCGTCTTGGAGCTTGTCCTTACCAATCTCCATGCAGGTGGTAAGTTTGGTCAGGGGGCGTATAGGTATAGTGGTGGTCTACATGGTGTGGGGGCTAAATGTGTTAATGCGCTTTCTGAATGGTTTAAAGTGGACGTTCTAAGAGATGGCAAGGTGTACCGTATGGCCTTTGAACGCGGTAAAACTATGCAACAGTTGACGGTTCTCGGAGATCTTAAAGATAGGGGGCAAACTGGAACAGTAGTTTCATTTTTGCCTGATCCAGAAATTTTTATAACTACTACAGAGTTTAAGTATGAACGACTGGCCGTGCGTTTACGTGAACTTGCTTTCCTTAATCCTGGCATTGAAATTTCCCTCTCCGACGAGAGGGAAGATGAAGTCCGAAAACCTCGCTCTGAGACATTCCTTTACAAAAACGGCATAAGTGAATTCGTCCGTCAGCTTGGAGAGAATAAGCAGCTTCTCCATCCAAACCCTATTGCTGTTTCTGGTCGACGCGGAGATGTTTTTGTGGATGCAGTCCTACAGTATAATGACTCCTACTCGGACCAAATTCTCTGCTTCAGTAATTCAATTTCCAACCCGGATGGTGGAACACACTTAACCGGATTTCGCACGGCGCTTACACGGGCTGTCAATCAATACGTGAAAGCCAACAACCTACTTAAAGAGAGGAGTTTTTTTTTAAGTGGTGATGATGTCCGTGAAGGGCTCATTTGCATCTTGAGCGTTAAGCTGACCAATCCAAGATTTGAATCTCAAACCAAAGTCAAACTCGTTAATACTGAGGTAGAAGGAATTGTCCATTCCGTCATATATGAAGGGTTGATGGGCTACTTTGATGAAGCTCCTACAGTCGCTAGGTGGATCGTGGAAAAATGCCTAATGGCCGCGCGAGCCAGAGATGCAGCAAGACGGGCCAGGGAAACTGTTCGTAAGGGCATTCTTACTGGAGGAGGGTTGCCCGGTAAACTCTCCGATTGTTCAGAACGGGATCCTTCCCTTACCGAACTTTACATCGTTGAGGGGGATTCCGCTGGAGGATCTGCTAAGCAGGGTAGGGATCGTCGCTATCAGGCTATTCTCCCTATCCGCGGTAAGCTAATTAACGTCGAGAAGGCCCGCCTAGATAGGGTCCTTCAAAATACTGAAATCCAGGCTGTGATTACCGCAATTGGAACAGGCATTGGAGTCGGAGAGGGGGAGGGATTTTTCAACTTGGGGAAGCTTCGTTATGGACGTATTATCATCATGACTGATGCCGATGTGGATGGTTCCCATATTAGGGCTCTACTGCTCACATTCTTTTTTCGCCAGATGCAAGAGCTGGTACGCCGCGGCTACGTTTATATCGCTCAGCCTCCCCTCTATCAAATTAAGCGTAAGAGGCATGAGGAGTACGTGGAAGACGATGTCCAGCTTAATCGTATTCTCCTTACACTTGGTGCTGAGGAAGTGCGTCTTGTGGATTTGGCAGATAACAATAGGGAATTTACGCAGCCCCAGCTTAAGGAAATTCTAGCGCTATTGGAACGCCTAGAAAGGCACGGAAATACTCTTCGAAAGCTTGGTGGAGACTTTGGGGCTTACCTCGCATCGATGCACCCTCAAAGAGGGACTCTCCCCACACATCTAGTACAAATTCGCGACGGAAACAATGAAACCGTTAGGTTTTTCCACGATGAAGAGGAATTGAGGGACTTCGCAGCCACCAATCAGGATCTAGCGCTTTTTGAGGAAAAAGTAGAAACAAACAATGGGGTAGGATTGGTTTCTGGAAATCAGCACCATCGCCGCTGCCGGTTGATGACAATCCATGAGTCCGCTGGAGTTGAAAAGCTTATCCGTGAATTGTTTAAATGGGGTTTTCGTGCTGAGCACTACTCAGTCCAAAAAAACCCCATTTTCATCCTAGCGGAAGGTACTGTAGGAGACCGACAAATTCACCATGCAATATTCGCGATTCCTCGCATCTTGGAGCTCGTTATGGAAATTGGCAGAAGAGGTGTCCAAATCAAGCGGTTTAAAGGATTGGGAGAGATGAATGCTAGAGAGCTCTTTGAGACCACAATGAATCCTGGAAAACGTAGGCTCCTAAAGGTTCGGTTGGATGAAACCAACGCGGTGGAAGCAGATAAAACATTTACCATTTTAATGGGGGAGATGGTAGAGCCACGGAGGCATTTTATTGAGGACAATGCTCTAAATGTCCGCAACCTGGATATCTGA
- a CDS encoding universal stress protein, with protein sequence METIEFHRPRNLDWPRAAALLYGDWGTSKAYVLGLAFVTSGFSSLPIILAVCSLTALVGANYVVICRCFPEGGGVYSSARSQSRLLAIIGALLLVADLTVTAALSGWAALSYLEVPSQYVLAGTITVILTVGILNYFGPRPSGSLAVILAAPTILVVVVTFLLSVPYLSMQLPIHKMGIERTWSSFVSVILALSGVEAIANLTGILKLDKGSSIARPQIGRTAFKAILPVAIEVSVGTALLGWAMLSIPEELSQEMFRRGEDMIRFIAEFYGGLALGATFSKIYGFAVGIIFSLLLFSAVNTAVTALIGLLFITARDGEMPRAFLRLNSHGVPIAPLAIAVALPCLVLISTNSFEALAGLYAIGVVGAICVNLGSCSLNWNLTMNLSERWIMFITFLVLVAVELTLARTKPDALFFVLCVLVVGLSLRAYVQKLSGLRTVTISREIADIAESEEIEKVLRFRAASQRILVCLRGVTSALEFAFDEALLRRAELYVLYVREVVVLYPGMHTAPSRWEEDPQASVILNTALGMGKERGISVVPVFASAAAPAGIIVDLAATLGADFLILGSSNRSTMDKVLKGNVASQVAANLPDSIPILIYG encoded by the coding sequence GTGGAGACCATTGAATTTCATAGGCCAAGGAATCTCGATTGGCCACGTGCAGCAGCACTTCTCTATGGGGATTGGGGAACAAGTAAGGCCTATGTACTAGGCTTGGCATTTGTAACATCTGGATTCTCCTCTTTGCCAATTATTCTGGCTGTGTGTAGTTTAACAGCGCTTGTGGGTGCCAATTATGTGGTAATCTGTCGGTGTTTTCCAGAAGGAGGTGGAGTATATTCCTCGGCCCGGAGTCAGTCCCGTCTGCTTGCAATAATTGGAGCACTCCTCTTGGTTGCTGACTTAACGGTAACGGCGGCCCTAAGCGGATGGGCAGCGTTGAGTTATCTAGAAGTGCCAAGTCAGTACGTTCTTGCTGGGACCATTACCGTGATTTTGACCGTTGGAATCCTTAACTATTTTGGCCCTCGCCCTAGTGGGAGTTTGGCCGTGATCCTTGCTGCTCCTACCATTCTAGTGGTGGTGGTGACTTTTTTGCTAAGCGTACCTTACCTCTCTATGCAACTACCTATCCACAAAATGGGGATAGAGCGCACCTGGAGTTCCTTTGTGAGTGTTATTCTCGCTCTGAGCGGTGTAGAGGCTATCGCGAATCTAACAGGGATCCTAAAGCTAGACAAGGGCTCGTCTATAGCTAGACCGCAAATTGGTAGAACAGCCTTCAAGGCAATTCTGCCAGTTGCTATTGAGGTAAGTGTAGGAACCGCTTTGTTAGGTTGGGCGATGCTTTCCATACCGGAGGAACTTTCTCAGGAAATGTTCAGACGGGGGGAAGATATGATTCGCTTTATAGCTGAGTTTTACGGAGGGTTAGCGTTGGGGGCTACATTTTCCAAGATCTATGGGTTTGCGGTAGGTATCATTTTTTCTCTCCTTTTGTTTAGTGCCGTGAATACGGCAGTAACTGCTCTTATCGGTTTACTCTTTATAACCGCGAGAGATGGGGAAATGCCACGGGCTTTTCTGCGTTTAAATTCTCATGGAGTGCCCATTGCCCCCTTGGCAATTGCGGTTGCTCTCCCTTGTCTAGTCCTAATTTCCACTAATAGCTTTGAGGCCTTAGCTGGGCTCTACGCAATTGGAGTGGTGGGTGCTATCTGTGTGAACTTGGGATCGTGCTCCTTAAACTGGAACCTAACAATGAATCTTTCCGAGCGATGGATCATGTTTATTACCTTTTTGGTATTGGTTGCCGTCGAGCTCACATTAGCTCGAACCAAACCTGATGCGCTCTTTTTTGTCCTTTGTGTCTTAGTTGTAGGACTTTCCCTACGGGCCTATGTACAGAAGCTTTCTGGGTTGCGCACGGTAACAATATCTAGGGAGATAGCGGACATTGCCGAGTCAGAGGAAATTGAAAAAGTGCTACGATTCCGGGCCGCTTCTCAAAGGATTTTAGTTTGTTTACGTGGAGTAACATCGGCATTAGAGTTTGCCTTCGATGAAGCATTGCTACGTCGTGCTGAACTCTATGTACTCTATGTACGGGAGGTGGTAGTGCTATATCCAGGAATGCACACAGCCCCTTCACGTTGGGAGGAGGATCCTCAGGCAAGCGTTATCCTTAACACTGCCCTTGGCATGGGTAAAGAGCGTGGCATCTCGGTGGTACCTGTCTTTGCCAGTGCTGCTGCCCCAGCCGGAATCATTGTGGATTTGGCAGCAACTCTGGGGGCAGATTTCCTCATCTTAGGCTCTTCCAATCGCTCTACTATGGACAAAGTCCTCAAGGGTAACGTGGCCTCACAAGTCGCCGCTAACCTTCCCGACAGCATTCCGATTCTCATCTACGGTTAG
- a CDS encoding thioredoxin family protein, with amino-acid sequence MSVSVDMNWMDKVRHNRLPSQTLLSGQHSTKPLNERVESFSFFWHPPLMPTIANDSIPIGHFLPSFALPDVVRGTLVSHQEVCGKRAVLIMFVCRHCPYVAHVLKELIRLASDYQSRGAAFIAISSNDGEKYPEDAPAMLRQMAIEHAFPFPLLFDQSQEVAKAFAAVCTPDFFLFNSKGQLVYHGCLDESTPSNGLPVTGENLRVALEATLADKPIPERQIPSIGCSIKWLQ; translated from the coding sequence ATGTCGGTTTCTGTTGATATGAACTGGATGGATAAGGTACGTCACAACCGCTTGCCTAGCCAAACACTCCTTTCAGGTCAACACTCAACAAAACCTCTTAATGAAAGAGTTGAGTCCTTCTCCTTTTTTTGGCACCCTCCTCTCATGCCTACCATTGCTAATGACTCCATACCTATCGGTCACTTTCTGCCTTCCTTTGCACTTCCAGACGTTGTGAGAGGCACACTTGTTTCTCATCAAGAAGTTTGTGGTAAAAGGGCCGTTTTGATCATGTTTGTCTGTCGGCATTGCCCCTACGTTGCCCATGTGTTAAAGGAGCTTATACGGCTTGCTTCAGATTACCAGTCTCGTGGAGCTGCCTTCATAGCAATTAGCTCCAATGATGGCGAGAAATACCCTGAGGATGCACCAGCTATGCTTCGACAAATGGCCATTGAGCATGCCTTTCCCTTCCCATTGCTTTTTGATCAATCCCAAGAAGTTGCTAAGGCATTTGCCGCTGTGTGCACACCGGATTTTTTCCTATTTAATTCCAAAGGACAGCTGGTTTATCACGGCTGTCTGGATGAAAGCACTCCAAGCAATGGCCTACCAGTTACTGGGGAGAACTTACGTGTAGCCCTGGAAGCTACCCTGGCAGACAAGCCCATACCTGAAAGGCAAATACCCAGCATTGGATGTAGCATCAAGTGGCTGCAGTAA
- a CDS encoding pyridoxal phosphate-dependent aminotransferase gives MDISSRLKELAPSLTLAIDSKSKAMKASGIDIYGFGTGEPDFDTPEHIKAAAVSALEEGCTKYTTSSGLFELRKAISEKFRLDNHLEYNPDSQIVVSNGAKQSCYNAIMACIEEGDEVIIPAPYWLSYLEMVRLAGGIPVVVPTREESAWKLTASEFENAMTPKTKMIIVNSPGNPSGSVYTVEELHAISKVAVEEGIYILSDEIYEKLIYDGAEHVSIASLTSEAYGLTITVNGFSKAYAMTGWRLGYLGAPEPIACAVDSIQSHSTSNPCSFSQRGAIAALKGSQQCVADMREELNLRRKYVLSRISKIPRVTTVIPRGAFYVLINIGQLGLGSQNFVDRLLSKTNVVAIPGIAFGNDRTIRISYAASMDIIKTGLDRFEEFCQMV, from the coding sequence ATGGATATCTCGTCCCGCCTTAAAGAACTAGCTCCGTCTCTCACTCTTGCTATTGATAGTAAGTCTAAAGCTATGAAAGCCTCAGGCATCGACATTTATGGTTTTGGTACCGGCGAGCCTGACTTTGACACTCCAGAGCATATTAAGGCTGCTGCTGTTTCTGCTTTGGAGGAGGGATGCACTAAGTACACCACTAGTTCTGGGCTTTTTGAGCTACGCAAGGCCATTTCCGAAAAATTTCGGCTAGACAACCATCTAGAATACAACCCTGACAGTCAGATCGTAGTTAGCAACGGTGCCAAGCAATCCTGTTATAATGCCATCATGGCTTGCATTGAAGAAGGCGATGAAGTGATCATCCCGGCCCCCTATTGGTTGAGCTATCTGGAAATGGTTCGGCTAGCAGGCGGTATACCCGTTGTGGTTCCTACCAGAGAAGAAAGCGCATGGAAACTTACTGCTTCGGAGTTTGAGAACGCTATGACGCCTAAAACAAAAATGATCATTGTAAACTCGCCGGGTAATCCATCGGGCTCTGTCTATACCGTTGAAGAATTGCATGCAATTTCTAAAGTAGCTGTGGAAGAGGGAATTTATATTCTCTCGGATGAGATCTACGAGAAACTTATTTATGACGGCGCCGAGCATGTAAGCATCGCTTCGCTGACTTCAGAAGCATACGGACTAACTATCACTGTCAACGGCTTCAGTAAAGCCTATGCTATGACCGGTTGGCGTCTCGGCTATTTGGGAGCCCCTGAACCAATAGCCTGCGCAGTTGATTCCATACAAAGTCACAGCACTTCTAATCCTTGCTCCTTTTCTCAGAGAGGAGCTATCGCTGCATTGAAGGGCAGTCAGCAATGTGTAGCTGATATGCGGGAAGAGCTTAATCTCCGTAGAAAATATGTACTAAGCCGTATTTCTAAAATCCCTCGGGTGACAACCGTTATACCTCGAGGTGCTTTTTATGTGCTTATCAACATTGGTCAACTAGGATTAGGTTCTCAAAATTTTGTAGATCGCCTGCTAAGTAAGACAAATGTCGTTGCAATTCCAGGAATTGCCTTTGGAAATGATCGAACTATCCGGATTAGCTATGCTGCCAGTATGGATATAATTAAAACAGGATTGGATCGTTTTGAGGAGTTCTGTCAGATGGTCTAA
- the thrC gene encoding threonine synthase: MKPNGKPYFKNLKCRECGRLYPKEAIHVCEFDFGPLEVVYDYQAIGGTLSHSLIESRPHSMWRYKELLPIEGEPTVGIQVGFTPLIRAVRLAEFLGVKELWIKNDSVNYPTLSFKDRVVSVALSRAKELGFQVIACASTGNLANSVAAHAAAAGMQSYVFIPHNLERGKVLASLVYGTQVVGIRGSYDLVNRLCLEIVGKYGWGFVNVNLRPYYAEGSKTIGFEILEQLGWRIPDHTVVCMASGSLLTKVYKAYQEAALVGLVKEAPFSIHGAQATGCSPISTAFRQNTDTVRPVAHPQTIAKSLAIGTPADGYYAIHAMWKTRGGCEDVTDEEIVQGIQFLAEYEGIFAEPAGGVTIACTKKLIENGSIFRNSTIVLCITGNGLKTQEALDGKSKTFHVIDPSISAFDNCFMSG, translated from the coding sequence ATGAAGCCAAACGGGAAGCCTTACTTTAAAAACCTCAAGTGCCGTGAGTGTGGCCGCCTCTATCCAAAAGAAGCGATACATGTCTGTGAGTTTGATTTTGGACCACTGGAGGTCGTCTATGACTATCAGGCGATCGGAGGAACTCTTAGTCATTCTCTCATTGAGAGTCGGCCACATTCTATGTGGCGTTACAAAGAGCTTCTTCCTATTGAAGGAGAGCCAACAGTTGGTATACAGGTAGGGTTTACACCATTGATCCGCGCTGTTCGATTAGCTGAATTCCTTGGTGTCAAGGAACTTTGGATTAAGAACGATAGTGTTAATTATCCAACTCTTTCCTTTAAGGATCGTGTAGTATCCGTAGCACTCTCCCGTGCTAAAGAACTTGGGTTCCAGGTGATTGCTTGTGCTTCAACAGGAAATCTCGCAAATTCAGTAGCTGCTCATGCTGCCGCAGCCGGCATGCAAAGCTATGTCTTTATTCCTCATAACCTGGAGCGGGGTAAAGTGCTTGCTTCCCTCGTCTACGGAACTCAAGTCGTCGGCATCCGAGGTTCATATGATCTCGTGAATCGGCTCTGTCTAGAAATCGTCGGAAAGTATGGATGGGGGTTTGTTAACGTTAATCTCCGCCCTTATTATGCTGAAGGCTCCAAGACGATAGGCTTTGAAATTCTAGAACAGCTCGGGTGGCGAATCCCTGACCACACAGTAGTTTGTATGGCTAGCGGCTCTTTACTTACTAAGGTCTATAAAGCATACCAAGAGGCTGCTCTCGTTGGACTGGTCAAGGAAGCGCCATTTTCTATCCACGGCGCACAGGCCACGGGTTGTTCTCCCATCAGTACAGCCTTTAGACAGAATACCGATACCGTTAGACCGGTTGCTCATCCTCAAACCATTGCAAAGTCCCTGGCTATTGGCACTCCGGCTGACGGCTACTACGCCATCCACGCCATGTGGAAGACCAGAGGGGGCTGCGAGGATGTCACTGATGAAGAAATCGTCCAGGGTATACAGTTTCTTGCAGAATACGAGGGCATCTTTGCTGAACCTGCAGGAGGTGTTACCATCGCTTGTACCAAGAAACTCATTGAAAACGGCAGCATTTTTCGCAATAGCACAATTGTCCTTTGCATCACTGGGAATGGACTGAAAACTCAGGAAGCTCTCGATGGAAAATCTAAGACGTTTCATGTCATCGACCCCTCTATCTCCGCGTTCGATAATTGTTTTATGTCAGGCTAA
- a CDS encoding thymidylate synthase, whose protein sequence is MEQYHRLLRLVLKKGKWRLDRTNTGTLSVFGVQERFDLREFFPLLTTKRMHVRSIIYELLWFLRGDTNVRYLNKNRVTIWDKWADVNGSLGRIYGAQWRSWRTPEGTAIDQIQSVIDQIRANPSSRRLVVSAWNAGELDQMALAPCHTLFQFYVQDGEISCHLYQRSADLFLGVPFNIASYSLLTLMVAQVCNLRPLELVHTFGDLHLYQSHLEQAYLQLRRDCRILPQMRLNPNVHEIDAFRFRDFYLVGYHPHPTIKAPVSV, encoded by the coding sequence ATGGAACAATACCATCGACTCCTCCGTTTAGTTCTCAAAAAAGGAAAGTGGAGATTGGACCGCACAAACACTGGTACCCTTTCCGTCTTTGGCGTGCAGGAACGGTTTGATCTGCGGGAGTTCTTTCCCCTTCTTACCACAAAGAGGATGCATGTGCGCTCAATTATCTATGAACTTCTCTGGTTCCTTAGAGGAGATACCAACGTCCGATATCTAAACAAGAATCGAGTAACCATCTGGGACAAGTGGGCTGATGTTAACGGGAGTTTAGGGCGTATTTACGGAGCCCAGTGGCGTAGTTGGCGTACCCCGGAAGGGACAGCTATCGACCAGATACAGTCGGTGATTGACCAAATTCGCGCCAACCCAAGTAGTCGACGCTTGGTAGTATCCGCCTGGAATGCTGGTGAACTTGATCAAATGGCCTTGGCTCCCTGTCATACCCTTTTTCAATTTTATGTTCAAGATGGTGAGATATCTTGCCATCTCTATCAGAGGAGCGCAGACCTCTTTCTCGGAGTTCCATTTAATATTGCCTCCTACTCATTGCTGACACTTATGGTAGCGCAGGTATGCAATCTTCGCCCTCTAGAGCTAGTCCATACCTTCGGAGATCTGCACCTTTATCAAAGTCATTTGGAACAGGCATATCTCCAGCTCCGACGGGACTGCAGGATTTTGCCTCAAATGCGTCTTAATCCTAACGTACATGAGATTGACGCATTTCGCTTTAGAGATTTTTACCTCGTTGGGTACCATCCGCATCCTACTATTAAAGCTCCTGTCTCAGTATGA